TGAATGATGACGATTAATTCGTGCGTTTCGGTACCGTCCTCATCATAGTCCTCGGGGACATAAAGGCAGTAACTGAAACGCTGATCAAACTGACTTGCAAAAAACGTCGTCGCGCCGAAATCGTAGAAGCTGAGTTTTTTGCCATGGCCCTGCCGCTTGGTGACAGGCTTTTCCTCAGTGATGGACATGACCGCCCTCCTCTCCGGATTTCGTATTTGCACTATCGCCGCGCCATTTGAGTTTGACGCCACCCTCACCCGTCAGTTCGAGCATTGGAATGGCTGACAAAAGACGTCGGGTATAGTCGTTTTGCGGCGCGTCAAAAATATCGTCGCGCGTTCCCTGCTCTATAATGCGACCGTCATTCATCACGACCACACGATCGGCAATTTGTTCAACCACGCCCAGATCATGAGTAATGAACAGGCAACCGAAGCCATAGCTCTGCTGCAGCTTGGCGAAGAGATCGAGAACCTGCGCACGCACCGTTACGTCAAGCGCCGAGACTGCTTCATCCGCAATGACAAAAGCGGGACGGCGAACGAGCGCACGCGCAATCGCCACACGCTGACGCTGACCGCCCGACATTTCATGCGCATAGCGATTGGCATAGTCTCCACCGAGGCCAACGTCCTCCAGTGTTTCGCGAACACGATCCACTTTCTGGCTTGACGAAAGCTCTTTCGAGAAACGCAGCGCCTCACCGACCAACTCGCTGACTTTCATACGCGGATCGAGTGATGAATAAGGGTCCTGAAACACCATCTGCGTGTGATAACGATAATCCTGATAATGGGATGAACGTCTCTCGACAGGCTGTCCCTTGAACAGCAACTTCCCTTCGCTCGGCTTGATTAGTCCAGCCATCACGCGCGCGGCCGTGGTCTTGCCCGAACCGGAGCCGCCAACCACGGCAACAACCTCGTTGGGCAGGACATCAATCGTAACCCCGTGCAGAGCTCGCTTGCCACCAGCTTTCTTGAACCAGCCACCCCGGCCTTCATAATCGACAACAAGATCGCGCACGCTGATCAGCGGATCAGCCTTTGGAACCACGCGTGCAGGCCCACGAACCGGTAATGTCGAAAGCAGTTTGCGGGTGTAATCATGCCGGGGCTTTGCCAGAACATCCGCGGTATCACCCGTTTCAACCACTTCACCATGGCGCATCACAACCACACGTTTGGAATAGCGCGCAATCATTGGAAGATCGTGGCTGATCAGCAAAACGGTCGTGCCACGTTCCCGCGTGAGATCGACCAGCAACTCCATAACCTCGCGCTGGATAACGGCATCAAGCGCAGTGGTCGGCTCGTCGGCGATCAGCAGATCAGGCTTCATGAGCATCGCGCAGGCGATCATGATGCGCTGGCGCATTCCGCCTGAGAACTCATGTGGGAACGCCTCAATCGCCCGATCAGGATCGGCAATACCAACACGCAACAACATGGCTCTGATCCAGTCGGCATGTTGTGCCTTCTCGGCTGGAAAGTGCAGTTCCAGCCCTTCTTCAAGCTGCCGCCCGATGGTCAGTGACGGGGTGAGCGAAGTCATCGGTTCCTGAAAGATCATGGCAATGCCATCGCCACGCAGCCCGCGCAAAGCGGTCGGCGACATCGTTGACACGTTCTGCCCCTTGAAGCGGATCGCACCATGACTTGTTTTAATGGACGCCGGAACCAGCCCCATAATGGCCCGCGCGAGCATGGTTTTGCCGGAGCCGGATTCACCAACGATGCCGAGAATTTCGCCAGCTTTTATGGAGAAGGAAGCGCGCTTGACGATCTCCAGCGCACTGTCGCCAACACGCAGGCTGACATCGTCGATTTCAAGCAGGGGTGCGGAAGTCATGAGCGCTTCCTCATGCGTGGGTCGAGGCGGTCGCGCAACGCGTCACCAAGAAGATTAATACCAAGCAGCGACAGCGAAATTGCAAGGCCGGGGAAGATACCAAGCCAAACGGCCTGCTCAATAAAATTACGGCTTCCCGCCAGCATATTGCCCCAAGTCGGCGCTGGCGGCGGCACACCCAGACCCAGAAAGCTGAGCGAGCTTTCTGCAAGAATTGCCCAGCCGCACATGGACGTTGCCATAACGAGAACAGGCGCCAGACAGTTGGGCAGAATATGGCGCACCATCGTATAGATTTCCGAGTTTCCCATGACGCGGGAGGCCTCAACGAACTCCCGTTCACGCAGGCTCAAAACCGTGCCACGGACCACGCGGATCACGGAAGACATATAGGCCAGAGCAAGTGCCAAGATGATTCCGTTCTTGTTGGCACCAAAGACGGCCAACAAACCAAGCGCCATCAATATGCCGGGGAATGCCAGCAAAGCATCATTGACCATCATCAACAGCCGGTCGAACCAGCCACGCAAGAAGCCGCTGATCGCCCCGATAAGCACTCCACCGAGGGTAGCAAGAAAGACTGTGAACACGCTGATTGAAACACTGGCCGATGCGCCTCTCATAAGACGGCTCAGCTGGTCGCGCCCAAATTCATCCGTACCCAGCCAATGCGCAGCACTTGGCGGCGCAAGACGCGCAGCAAAGTCGAGGGCCAGCGGGTTGTAAGGCGTCCAGAAGGAACCTACCACCGCTATCGTGAGAAGTGTTGCGGTCAAGGTTCCGCCAATAATCGCGTTGAGAGAGAGATTTTTCATTTCGCCGTCACCTTCGGGTCGAAGAACGGATAGAGAAGGTCCACGATCAGATTGACCAGCACATAAACGCAGGCTGTGAACAGCAAACAGCCCTGAATGACGGGATAATCGCGAGCAAAGATCGCATCAACCAGAAGCCTGCCAAGTCCGGGAATCGTGAAAACCGTTTCCACAACTGCAATACCGCCAAGCAGATTGCCAAGGATCAGCCCCAACAATGTCCAAGTCGGTCCAAACGCATTACGGAAAGCGTGACGCCACATCACGGTTGCTTCCGGCAGTCCCTTGGCGCGGGCATGGGTGATGTAATCCAGATTCAGCACTTCAAGCGTCGAGGCGCGCGCCATCCGCAGAATTACGCCGATTTCATGAAGAAACAGTGTGGTGATCGGCAAAACCAGATAGAGAAACGCTTTCCATGGGTTCTCACCAAAGCTGACATAGCCGACAATCGGCAACCAGCCGAGCTTGAGGCCAAAGGCCAGCAACAGCAGCAAGCCCATCCAGAATGCCGGAACAGAAAGCAGCAAGGTGGCACCGGTCACAAGCGTCAGATCGGTCAGGCTGTTCTGCTTCCAGGCTGCGATCATTCCAAGCGGAACAGCGACAAGCGTAGAAAGCACCACCGCTGACACGACGATACGCGCGCTGACCGAAAAACGCTCCAGAACCAACGGAAGCACCGGCTGCTGGTTGGCAATCGAAACGCCAAGATCGCCATGTAAAACATTGCCACCCCAGATCAAGAATTGGGTGAAGATACTGTGATTGAGGCCTAGCTGCTCGCGCAGCGTGGCCAGCGTCGCAGCATCCGCAGAATCGCCCAGCATCAGGGCTGCAGGATCGCCCGGTATCAACCGGACAATCACAAACACAGCCACTGCCACGATCAGCAATGTTGGTATGGCCATGCCTATTCTGGAGAGCGCAAAGCGCAGCATTTCTTTAGCCTTCGATAAAGAGGGATTTTGCGCGTGGCGCGGCATCAGACGGTAGCGGCGTATAATCCTGCAGACAGTAAGTCGCAAACTGGCGGTTCAAAGCAGGCAGCGGCGCGATTTCCATCATGCCCAGCGCTGCTTCCATCACCACCATCGCAACTGTGGCCGTGATATTGTCGTGATTGCCGGGACGCGGCGGGCGGCAGACTGCATAGGGTGTCAGGAAGTCATCGAAGAGTGCTTCCTTCAGCTCCTTGCGGCCAATTTTTCCACCATGTGATTCAAGAGACTGTCGAACGCGCCAGTCTCGGTAGAAGCTTTCAGGTACAAAAGGGATGCCGGTGTCGCGCAGCTTCGTCAGCGCAATTGGGCTAACCCAATGATTGGCATGAACGATCAGATCATTCTCCGGCAGGATCGGGAAGGACTCATCCGGCGCACATTCAAAATCGATGCCGAAACCGGCGCTCGTCGCAATCATGATATTGTTTGAGCAGGATTTTGGTGTCGAAGCCACAGCCTTGATTGCTTTGGCAAAATGCTCCTGCTCAAGCACCTTGCGGCGCACAAGACCCAAAGGAACGCCCAGCTTCATATAGTCGCGCTCGCATTCGAGATAATTGGCCGTGATCGAGATTCCCGCTTCATTGAAGCCGCTGCGCGCCAGCCCACCAGCCTCGACAAACGTCACAAAATCGGGACCGTTATTGTTGCGAACACGCAGCACAATACCGGTTTCCACACATTCAGAACGCCAGTCCCAGTTCTGGCCATGAACCAGATTACCAGAAGCACTTTTCGCAGGCATGATGAGAGCACCGGTGCAGCCGTCATCCTGCTCTTCGGGATCAGGCGAACCCGTTTCCGCACGCGCCATCGCAACGACTTCCGTGCGTGCATTGATCATGACGATCTGCTCAAACGGCACATCCGCACCTTTGGCGATGCCGCGCATTTCCTCGACATAAGACGCGTCGAATTCCTCGATCCGGCCGGCAAATTCTTCGATAAGACCTTGCCTGCGCTCAGGCGAAAGACCAAACGCGTCGAGCGTGCCGGAATAAAGACCCGCGCTGCGCCGGATGCGTTCCGCCGCCAGCACCCCATATTGGCGCCCGCGCTCTTCCGGTACGCCCGAAACTGTAATGAATGGAAATGGGGTAACTGACATACTCAATCCATATTTTGTATTTTGTATCTTCTTAATACAATTCACATTCAATCATTGCGGAGTCAACAGTTTTTTATTGGAGTATGGAACAATTTGATTTATACCCTTCCTACAGAGAGTCAGTCTGTCATTCCAATGAGATAGGCTATACGAGAAAGAAATGGCCTATTACGAAATATCCCGTATTCTTTGAGCATAGGTTCATGGGAGAACGCACATTCAGGGGGCGCTGCGCGTGAATATGGACGTTAAGAGATCAACGGAAGGCGAATCCGGCCTGAGCAGTCTTCAGGCGGAAGTCGCACATAAAATGGTCTCGCTCATATCCGCTGCACGCTGGAATATCGGCGACCGGCTGTCGGATGCTGCCATTGCAAAGGAGCTCCGTGTATCGCGGTCGCCCGTGCGTCAGGTGCTCAATCTTCTTGTGCAGCAGGGTATTGTCAGCCAGACACCCAATCGCGGATATCAGCTGCATCGCATTCCAGACCCGGACGAACTCAACGACAATCTGCTGCCGCCATCGGAGGCGGAAGAGCTCTACCGGCGTCTGATGAGTGCGCGCGCCTCGGGTGCTGTTGGCGACGAAGTGTCGGAAGCCGAACTTGCCGATCAGCTGGCTGCAACGCGCGGCGCGGTGCGCCGGGTTTTGATGCGTTTTGCCACCGAAGGTCTCGCAGAGCGTCTTCCGGGCCATGGCTGGCGCTTTGCCGAGTCACTCGATAATGAGCGCGCGGTCAATGAAAGCTACGCTTTCCGCTTGGTGATCGAATGCGGTGCGCTTTCGCAACCCGACTACGCGCCTGATCTCAGCCAGCTCGCAGTTCTGCAACGCGAGCAAAATGAAATATCGGCCTTGCCGATCCAGAGCCTCACACGGGATCTCTGGTTCAACGCGAATGCAAATTTTCACGAAACTATTGTTTCCTGGGCGAATAATCGCTTTTTAACACAATCGGTTCGCTGGCAGAACCATCTGCGCCGAATGACGGAATATTCTGACTTCGATCGCCTGGGCGAAGAGCGCATTCGCAAGGCTTGCGAAGATCATTTAAACATTCTCGAAGCCATCGAAAACAAGGATTTTGAATTCGCTGCAGCGCTACTAAAACGCCATATCAGTCGCTCGGGTGCCGAAGACGTATAATTGAAATAGGCACTGTTACCTTAATTTAACGTAAGCCTGAGATGTGTTAATCAAGGATGACTGAAACTCATTCTTCGCTTTATCACTGCCATCGTTATCCCTCTGAGAGGCACTGTTACGTTAAGCAGAGTGCAGACGTAACGTATTCTTTGACGCATCTGTTATGCGGATTTCAGGCATGCGATCTCACGCCACATGTTTGTGGCGGATTGCCGTAATTCAAGGTGATCGGTGGCGTTGAATTGGTTTCGGGGGGAAGTAATTTAGATTGTAGATCGGATCATGTATCGACGTAAAGCGTTACACATGTTTCGCTGATTTAAAGCGCTTTATACCACGCTTTCGTCGTCGGATTGGTTGATGCGAATTTTCTGCACGATTGTTCAAACTTTATGCTGGCGATGATCGCAAACACCAAGGCCTATTGCTCGCCTAGAAGCGTCCTATAATATCTGCGTGATAACGATGACGGTGATAAAGCGAAGAACGAGGTTCGGTCATCACCCGTTATCGCCAACGATGTTTACGCTTAGGGTAAGGTAACAGTGTCTCGCAAACGCTTATCTTAACGAACATTTTTTTCGAGAAGTGTTTTAAACCTCTTTAAACGGCCCTAATAAATTCCATGCATCACAGCATCATAATGATCTTCTATGGCTGTAGTGCAGTTGCATGACTTTTTACGCAATGCGGCCTCATCCTCAATGGTAACAACACCGCGCTTTGTTGAAATTACCCCTTCTGCGCGGAGTTGCCCTATCGTCCTTGTTACAAACGTTCGTCCTACACCAAGCATTTCGGATAACTGATCATGGGTGAGTTCAAAATGATCTGAATTTGTTCTGGCAGATGCAGACAGCAGCCATTTTGCCGTTCGCTGGGTAATTGTATGGGTTGCGTTGCAGGCTGCCGTTTGAAAGACTTGCGCCATCAGGCAATCTGAGTATCGCGCAAACCAGTGGCGTAAAGTGATCGATTCCATTTTGACCTGCTCAAGAGCAGACGTTTTAATCCTGTAGAAACGACCGGCATTACGGACTATTGCTGTTGCATAGGCTGGAAGGCTACCATTTGAAACGATGCCACCTATTGCACCTTCTCTGCCGATTAATGCGATTTCGACAGCACTATTGTCCTCATCTACCCATCTTTGAAAACTGGCCATCGCGGGTCCGCAAGGAAGGCGTTGTCACGTTAACTGGGCTACAGTTGCCTTCCTGACGGTTTGGGCGTAAATTTTGGCGATGCAGACATCAGATATCATCTTCAAGCGTCACCGTTTTCCGCCACAGATCGTTGCTCATGCGGTGTGGCTTTATCTGCGGTTCAACCTTAGTCTGCGTGAAGTTGAAGAAATGCTGCTTGAGCGTGGAATCGACGTATCATGCGAGACAGTTCGTCGTTGGATCGCCAAGTTCGGCCCCCAGATCACACGCAACTTGCGGCGGCGTCAGGCGCGCCCCGGCGATATTTGGTATTTGGACGAAGTGGTCGTCAAATGCGCTGGAGAGAAATTCTGGCTCTGGCGTGCGGTGGATCAACATGGCTCCGTTCTCGAAGAAATCTTGCAGAAGCGGCGTGATAAAAGGGCGGCAAAGCGACTGCTCGTGGCGTTAATGAAGCGCTATAGCTTTGCTCCCAAACGGATCATCACCGATAAGCTCCGCTCCTACGGTGCAGCAAAGGCAGAAGTGGCACCCGGCCTTGACCATTGGTCGCACAAGGGCCTCAATAATCGGGCTGAAAATAGCCATCTGCCGTTTCGAAAACGGGAGCGAACCATGCAAGGTCATCGGTCACCTGGAGCGTTGCAACGGTTCGTCTCCATGCACTCAGCGACCCGCAATTGTTTCTCTGTTCCATCTCGTCGCCGAGCCGCACAAACAATTCGCTACCATCGCCTCGAAGCATTCGATGCATGGAAAATTGCGGCCAGTGTCGCATGAATATCTACGAGCCCCTGGTCTTTCCGGCCAGAGAAACTTAACGTGACAACACCGCTGATACTTGTCGTGAAGGTCCGGGTTGAAGCGGATGGCGACAAGTGCGGGCATGTAGATCGCGCGCCGAATTGATGACCGCCCCCCGGTGATTCGCTCTTTGCCTTGCCACTTTCCAGATTGCTGCGTCATTGGCGCAAGTCCTGCTAAAGCAGTGATCTTCTTGCCGTCGAGGTACCCAAGCTCTGGCATGTCGATCAGCATGGTGGTCGCGGTCAGTCGACCGATCCCCGGGATGGTCATCAAACGGCGGATGCGCTCTTCAAGGGTACCCCGCTGCTTGGCGATCTGGGCGATGACCTCGTCAAGCGCTTGAATATCGGCACTGATATCTTCAATGCGGCGACCAAGTTGCTCTCGTACGAGCGGGTTCAGCGCAGTAGCAAGCCGCGTCTTTGCGGTTACCTGATCTTTGACCAAAGCGCGGCGGGCAGTCAGCAACTCTCTGAGATCATGAACATCTTCGCCCTCAACGACTTGAGGCGTCAGGTCAAGCACAACGCCCATGCGCGCCAACATTTTGGCGTCGACACTATCAGTCTTTGCCAGTCGCCCGATGGCCTGCGCAAAACGCCGCGCCTGCTTTGGATTGACTTTTATGAAGGGGAGCTCTGCCAGGCTGAGATGTCGCTCAAGTCCCCGGTGATAGGCACCGGTTGCTTCGAAGACGATGAGAACGTCTTCCTCTTTTGCCAGCCAGTCGCACAATTGCCCAAAACCTTCGGGCGTATTGGGTAAGCAGCACGCCTCCGTCCGGGAGTGCCAGAATGCGTCAAGACGGTCTTTCGACACGTCAATACCAATGGTATCCTTAGCCATCTTTTCTTCCTACCTATGCTTGTCGTTCGGGCCCGCAGCCCACGTATCTGTTCAGGTCGTTAGAAAAGACGGGGGCTCGTCAAACTCGACCGCGGTCCTGCAAGACCAAGCTCCGCACGACGCCACCCCCGCCGCTGCCCCGCAATTTGCGGTGCTGGGCAGCGGCTCCTTTTTGCATCAAGAGCCAAGAATTCCATAAGACAAGCTCCGCCTGGGCAAAATACGCCGAGGCTTTGCGTAAAATCTCATTCGCCTGACGAAGCTCGCGGTTCTCCCGCTCCAGTGTCTTCATCTTCTCCGCCACGTCACTCGGCAAACCTGCACGCTTGCCGCTGTCGACCTCGGCCTTCTTCACCCATTCATAGAGGGTATGCGCCGAGCAGCCGATCTTGGCCGCTATCGATGATACCGCCGCCCAGCGCGATGAGTGTTCAGCTTCATGTTCCGTCACCATCCGAACGGCGCGGGCGCGGACTTCAGGAGAAAATTTGTTCGTCGTTTTGCTTGTCATAGACCCTACTTCTCACGAGTTGGGGTCTCCGGCAAAGCCGGGGCGGTTCACTTCGCCCCTAAAAATATTTCAAAGGCATAGGTAGCCGATTTGCCATTCTGTGCAAAGATGGATGCGAGCCCATTGTCAAAATGTATCGTAAAATGTATCGTTAAAAATATCGAAACGGGCAATGAAGTCAGATAGTTACTGAAAAAGCGTTGAAAATCAGTACATTGGGAAAGAGTCCCACCCTCTCCGCTATTTTATTTAATGGAAATCAGATATTTGCACTGAACACGGCTTAATATTGTAATTGTGGCTGTGCGGCTCTGCGCTTGCGTTCAATCAAGGGCCACGCCCCCGGCACTAAGCCGTATACTCGCTCAGCTCATACCCCTTCTCTTGGCCCTTCAGACATAATGTTAAGAGATTAGATTTTTCGACAGCCCTTCCAACACTTGATGAATCGTTGTCATTATGGCCTATAATGATAACGAAGCTGAACTTAGGGATGCGGAAATGTCGAACATGATGCGTTCCCGGTTAAAGTGGACAGCCTGCATTCTGGTGATGTGGCTTCTGTGTATGGGGCTTTATCTGGCGCTATCCGTAAACCGATCACTGAAACATGAAGCTAGCGAATTAAATGAAGCCGGCTTTCTTTTGCATCGGATGATCTCGCAGCGCGTCGCTCAGCAGGATGCGCATATGACCACACTGGCTTCGCTCATTCTCGCAGACGGCGATAAAAAGCCTGAACTGCTAAAACAGGTCAGCGATAGCATCATGCGGTTTTACCCGCGTATCAAAGCTATTCAGGAAGTTGAGATAACGTGGCGCGACGCTTCCGCCTCGACAAGTGTTAAACCAGTTTTCTCAGCGCCATCCGATGCTGCCATTCCTGATTTCAGTTCGCTTGGCAGAGACATTTTCGTACAGCACGCAGGCGAGGTTAGAAGCTATGTCAGCCCAGCTGCTCAGCACGAATATCTACTTGCCAAAAAGCTCAAAGTCAGCAATCCGGCGCTTGCGCTGATTATGCGTATCGATCCGGAACTGCTCATCGATATGGACGAATTGCCAAAATGGGCCAATTTCACGCTGGTGCTCGACCGCTCTGTCGTCATGGAACAAAAAGCCCCGCAACAGGCAACCGGATGGCTTGCCTCGCCAAAGTTCAGCCGCGCCATTGACAGCCAGTCGCAACCGCTGCTGCTCACAATGGATTACCCCATCTCTCTTGCCGATCTTATTGATGGTGTTTCGCTGGCTGTGGTTTCTGTAACCAGTCTTATCGTACTTTTGCTGCTCGGATATAGTCTGCGACACCGACGCGAAGTGCGCCGCCTGCAAACTTCAGCCAATATGGCTGAACAACGCAGTTTAGCACTTGAGCGCGAGACACGGCTGGCACACGCGGCGCGGGTTAACTCCATGGGCGAACTCGCCTCCGGAATCGCACATGAACTGGCGCAGCCTTTGACAGCACTGATGAGCCAAAGCCGTGCAGCCGAACGCATTATCGAACAATCCGGCATCGACAATGCGCTTTTAAAGAAAGCAATGGCTGCCAATGTGCGCGAGGCGAGACGTGCCGGTGATATGCTCAAACGGATGCGCGATTATATCAGCAACCGCCCGCCAAAGCGCGTCTCTGTTGCAATTAACCGCATCATCCATGACACGGTGGAACTGCTGCATTCCGATCTGGAACAACGCGATATTGCCCTCAAACTGGACCTCGCACCCGATTTGCCGCAGCTGATGGCAGACCCTGTTGAGCTTGAGCAGGTCTTCAACAATCTGATCCGAAACTCAGCCGATAGTCTTCGGGACAGCAGCACTGCTGATTGTATGATCACAGTCGCAACAACACATGAGAACAAGCAGATCCGGATCAGTGTTTCTGACAATGGTCCGGGCATTGCTGATGATTTGCTACCACGCCTGTTCGAGCCTTTCTTCACCACGAAGAAAGATGGCATGGGGCTGGGGCTGACCCTTTGCGCGACCCTGATTGAACGCATCGGCGGCCACATCGAAGCCCAGAATAATGAAACAGGCGGCGCATGTTTCGTGGTTAAGCTTCCCCTTCATAC
This DNA window, taken from Brucella pseudogrignonensis, encodes the following:
- a CDS encoding ABC transporter ATP-binding protein; translation: MTSAPLLEIDDVSLRVGDSALEIVKRASFSIKAGEILGIVGESGSGKTMLARAIMGLVPASIKTSHGAIRFKGQNVSTMSPTALRGLRGDGIAMIFQEPMTSLTPSLTIGRQLEEGLELHFPAEKAQHADWIRAMLLRVGIADPDRAIEAFPHEFSGGMRQRIMIACAMLMKPDLLIADEPTTALDAVIQREVMELLVDLTRERGTTVLLISHDLPMIARYSKRVVVMRHGEVVETGDTADVLAKPRHDYTRKLLSTLPVRGPARVVPKADPLISVRDLVVDYEGRGGWFKKAGGKRALHGVTIDVLPNEVVAVVGGSGSGKTTAARVMAGLIKPSEGKLLFKGQPVERRSSHYQDYRYHTQMVFQDPYSSLDPRMKVSELVGEALRFSKELSSSQKVDRVRETLEDVGLGGDYANRYAHEMSGGQRQRVAIARALVRRPAFVIADEAVSALDVTVRAQVLDLFAKLQQSYGFGCLFITHDLGVVEQIADRVVVMNDGRIIEQGTRDDIFDAPQNDYTRRLLSAIPMLELTGEGGVKLKWRGDSANTKSGEEGGHVHH
- a CDS encoding ABC transporter permease is translated as MKNLSLNAIIGGTLTATLLTIAVVGSFWTPYNPLALDFAARLAPPSAAHWLGTDEFGRDQLSRLMRGASASVSISVFTVFLATLGGVLIGAISGFLRGWFDRLLMMVNDALLAFPGILMALGLLAVFGANKNGIILALALAYMSSVIRVVRGTVLSLREREFVEASRVMGNSEIYTMVRHILPNCLAPVLVMATSMCGWAILAESSLSFLGLGVPPPAPTWGNMLAGSRNFIEQAVWLGIFPGLAISLSLLGINLLGDALRDRLDPRMRKRS
- a CDS encoding ABC transporter permease; protein product: MLRFALSRIGMAIPTLLIVAVAVFVIVRLIPGDPAALMLGDSADAATLATLREQLGLNHSIFTQFLIWGGNVLHGDLGVSIANQQPVLPLVLERFSVSARIVVSAVVLSTLVAVPLGMIAAWKQNSLTDLTLVTGATLLLSVPAFWMGLLLLLAFGLKLGWLPIVGYVSFGENPWKAFLYLVLPITTLFLHEIGVILRMARASTLEVLNLDYITHARAKGLPEATVMWRHAFRNAFGPTWTLLGLILGNLLGGIAVVETVFTIPGLGRLLVDAIFARDYPVIQGCLLFTACVYVLVNLIVDLLYPFFDPKVTAK
- a CDS encoding C45 family peptidase; the encoded protein is MSVTPFPFITVSGVPEERGRQYGVLAAERIRRSAGLYSGTLDAFGLSPERRQGLIEEFAGRIEEFDASYVEEMRGIAKGADVPFEQIVMINARTEVVAMARAETGSPDPEEQDDGCTGALIMPAKSASGNLVHGQNWDWRSECVETGIVLRVRNNNGPDFVTFVEAGGLARSGFNEAGISITANYLECERDYMKLGVPLGLVRRKVLEQEHFAKAIKAVASTPKSCSNNIMIATSAGFGIDFECAPDESFPILPENDLIVHANHWVSPIALTKLRDTGIPFVPESFYRDWRVRQSLESHGGKIGRKELKEALFDDFLTPYAVCRPPRPGNHDNITATVAMVVMEAALGMMEIAPLPALNRQFATYCLQDYTPLPSDAAPRAKSLFIEG
- a CDS encoding GntR family transcriptional regulator translates to MDVKRSTEGESGLSSLQAEVAHKMVSLISAARWNIGDRLSDAAIAKELRVSRSPVRQVLNLLVQQGIVSQTPNRGYQLHRIPDPDELNDNLLPPSEAEELYRRLMSARASGAVGDEVSEAELADQLAATRGAVRRVLMRFATEGLAERLPGHGWRFAESLDNERAVNESYAFRLVIECGALSQPDYAPDLSQLAVLQREQNEISALPIQSLTRDLWFNANANFHETIVSWANNRFLTQSVRWQNHLRRMTEYSDFDRLGEERIRKACEDHLNILEAIENKDFEFAAALLKRHISRSGAEDV
- a CDS encoding Crp/Fnr family transcriptional regulator, whose product is MASFQRWVDEDNSAVEIALIGREGAIGGIVSNGSLPAYATAIVRNAGRFYRIKTSALEQVKMESITLRHWFARYSDCLMAQVFQTAACNATHTITQRTAKWLLSASARTNSDHFELTHDQLSEMLGVGRTFVTRTIGQLRAEGVISTKRGVVTIEDEAALRKKSCNCTTAIEDHYDAVMHGIY
- a CDS encoding IS6 family transposase → MQTSDIIFKRHRFPPQIVAHAVWLYLRFNLSLREVEEMLLERGIDVSCETVRRWIAKFGPQITRNLRRRQARPGDIWYLDEVVVKCAGEKFWLWRAVDQHGSVLEEILQKRRDKRAAKRLLVALMKRYSFAPKRIITDKLRSYGAAKAEVAPGLDHWSHKGLNNRAENSHLPFRKRERTMQGHRSPGALQRFVSMHSATRNCFSVPSRRRAAQTIRYHRLEAFDAWKIAASVA
- a CDS encoding IS110 family transposase; the encoded protein is MAKDTIGIDVSKDRLDAFWHSRTEACCLPNTPEGFGQLCDWLAKEEDVLIVFEATGAYHRGLERHLSLAELPFIKVNPKQARRFAQAIGRLAKTDSVDAKMLARMGVVLDLTPQVVEGEDVHDLRELLTARRALVKDQVTAKTRLATALNPLVREQLGRRIEDISADIQALDEVIAQIAKQRGTLEERIRRLMTIPGIGRLTATTMLIDMPELGYLDGKKITALAGLAPMTQQSGKWQGKERITGGRSSIRRAIYMPALVAIRFNPDLHDKYQRCCHVKFLWPERPGARRYSCDTGRNFPCIECFEAMVANCLCGSATRWNRETIAGR
- a CDS encoding sensor histidine kinase, which gives rise to MSNMMRSRLKWTACILVMWLLCMGLYLALSVNRSLKHEASELNEAGFLLHRMISQRVAQQDAHMTTLASLILADGDKKPELLKQVSDSIMRFYPRIKAIQEVEITWRDASASTSVKPVFSAPSDAAIPDFSSLGRDIFVQHAGEVRSYVSPAAQHEYLLAKKLKVSNPALALIMRIDPELLIDMDELPKWANFTLVLDRSVVMEQKAPQQATGWLASPKFSRAIDSQSQPLLLTMDYPISLADLIDGVSLAVVSVTSLIVLLLLGYSLRHRREVRRLQTSANMAEQRSLALERETRLAHAARVNSMGELASGIAHELAQPLTALMSQSRAAERIIEQSGIDNALLKKAMAANVREARRAGDMLKRMRDYISNRPPKRVSVAINRIIHDTVELLHSDLEQRDIALKLDLAPDLPQLMADPVELEQVFNNLIRNSADSLRDSSTADCMITVATTHENKQIRISVSDNGPGIADDLLPRLFEPFFTTKKDGMGLGLTLCATLIERIGGHIEAQNNETGGACFVVKLPLHTKETDA